The Salvelinus namaycush isolate Seneca chromosome 26, SaNama_1.0, whole genome shotgun sequence genomic sequence tagtggtcttctctgCCATGatctggacacatacacacagacacagcattcACACTGGCTCACTCTAGAATGAACCTAAACTACTACGGTGGACTAAAGGGGTGTTAAACCACTTCCTATGCTTCACTCTGTGGTTACCTTTGAGCACATTTTGTGCAAAGCCGTGGCGATGGTTTTTGCTGGGGCGTTACAGCGAAACACATGGCACTTCAGCATAGAGGTGTCTTTGTCGCTGGCCACGAAGGCAAAATCTCTGGAAAGGAACAGAACACAACAGCATAGATTAACACAGAGTACAGGCATTATCTATAGGTCTGGGTTGTGGAGGGGATAGCTGACTCCCTGCTTCACCTGGtgatctggtactgtatgtataacaATATCATTCcatttgtcacaccctggccttagtattctttgttttctttattattttagttaggtcagggtgtgacatggggaatgtttgtgtgttttgtctagttgagggtgtgtgtattgtttagggggttttgtagtaggtatggggtagtgttcagtgtaggtgtttaggaaagtctatggttgcctgatttggttctcaatcagagacagctgtttattgttgtctctgattgggagccatatttaaggcagccataggctttaggtgtttgtgggtaattgtctatgtgtagtgtttgtgtcagcactatttgtctttatagcttcacggtcgttagtttgtgtatagtgttcgtttcgtgttttttctctcttcaaaaataaagaagatgtatttttcacacgctgcgccttggtccactctctctcagcaagacgatcgtgacaccattAGTATGACTGAGAATGGAAAGGAATTGAAAGCCATATTGAATACACATCTTCTGCACTAGTCCTACATCACTGTGTTAGCACACTGAACTAAAGCTAGCGGTGCATCAGCGAGTATCATCAGTTAGTTTGATCAAGCGCACAATCATCAAACGACTACTAAGCAACTGAGCACTGAAGACAGACAACGCAGACTATTTTTAACATTGATACTATCAGTTACTCTGGCTCATATTTTagaagagatggggggggggtgaCCTCAGGCAGCGTCCCTCAGGAGCTGACAGGACCAGGCAGTGTCAGATATCAGAGGTCTATAAATACCAAGGATCCATATGGACAGACATTGTTCTCAGCACGTTAAGCAACATGGACAGGGAATGTATTGCTCTGTCACCAAGTTCTCATATCAGCAAGGGACTAAAGAGTCATGATCCTGTAATCACATATCAGAGCAAAAGCACCCAACTGACAATATACTGTAAACTCACTGACACGTAGTTAGTAAATGAAGAACTGTTCTGTGTCCAATGTGCAGTTGCTAAATGGGAAATGGGCTCGGTGAGTGTTGCCGAGGTGTAATTCTCTCTATTGTCTCTGTAACATCCTCAGTGGGTTTCCCCACTTAAAACGATCAGGAGCAACAGTGCTGTTATGTAGGCCACAGCTCTGGCACACCAGAATGTGCTGATGCCTGGGAAAGGAACTCAAATATTGAGGGAAAACACTGGAGTCAGAGGGAATAACAGATGAGCTTCCCGTCGGCATCAGCGGTGGGTCCACAAACGGTaagatgtttgtgtgtttgtgtgtgcgtacaATATTCTGTATTCCATCCACAGTGGAACGGGAGTTGTTTTATGACAATAAGCCATGTCTTTTGTTGAGGTGTAATACAGTAAAGCCAGGTGTAAATGGAGATCATTTGTCACAGTGGCAGATGCGACCTTGCAGCTCGACCCTGGTTGGCACAGCAGAAAGGAAGGAGACTTGGCTAAGGCACGGGGGGAGCTGATCATTTGGACATGACCCAGCAAGCTCTCCTTGTCCATTTATCTTCACAAAGGCCCATCCAACTGTTGTAGAAAAGTCTGTTACATGAATTTACACATTGATGCATCCTCCACTCAGCTCTCAGAGGAATGCAATCATTATGGAGTTTGAGCAGAATTTACCTCAGGAAGATAGTCCATTATGATTCTCACATTTTAGCTCAATCATCAGCAGTATGGGAATAGGGCAAGACAACAGTCTGAGATGAGGCTGGGTGGGCATTTGTTGTGAGACAAGGACAGAACTGCTTGGTACATACACTGCATAAGAAATAACGGTGGATAGAAATGGAGAAAGAAATAGACGGGTTTCTTTGAACGTGCATGAGAAACATGTTGGCAGAAGCATGTTACATTATTGATGAGGCAATAATACACAGCATGACTACAGAAAGTACACCGGACCTACTGGAGCACTGAGCTTTTTTTCTTGAGACCCTGATGCAAGCTGGCAAAGTCACACATGGCATGTCAACAGAAAATTAGTTGACCAAGAAAAGAGTGATTACCTGTCTCTGTTTTCATGAGTGGcatttaaaaaagaaagaaagttaATTATTACAACTACCTTAACTAGGAGACAAAATGGTTGTATTGCTTCATAACTATGATCCTCATACAACATAGCCTACTGTCAGTAACAATTGGGCTGTACTGACTTATTTTCCCTAGTTTCAGTCcttctgtatccaggctgtatcacatctggccgtgattgggagtcccatagggcggcgcacaattggcacagcgtcgtctgggttgtaggccgtcattgtaaatatgaatttgttcttaactgacttgcttagttaaataaaggttaaataaaatttttAAAAAATAACTAATTCTAATTCTCTACCCTTGTCACGTCTCTTCCTCAGGGCTATTCTATTCTACTCAGCCGGCGTCTGAGACGTAGTACCACTGACACTGCCAACAGGTCAATGCCTGAATTTTCTCCAGCAAGAACAGAGCCAAATATAACTGCCCTCAGATGCACTCAACTCCCAGTGTACTACAATAGACCTGACATGTCTGCTACGCTGAATTACCAACCAAACCCAAGGCTGTATAGCCCATATAAAAACACTCATTTATAAATGGTTTACTTTCTTCACTCAATGGAATATTTCCATGTCATCAAGTATAAACAATAACAAAAACTTTAAATAGTCTTCCCTGACCATCAACCCAAGAGCATTGTGCTTAGTTGGTTCACCATATTATACCGTATTTCAACATGTAACTTCAGGTATCAACACTGACCATAacaaaaagagaaggagagaggactgGGGAGTATTTCCCAATACGTTTCCCAGGTTGGCCCACCTGCCGTTGTTGCAGCCCACGCCCCACACGCGGATGTCAATGATAGGCTGGCAGTGGAGAAGGCTGCGGTCCACTGGGTCCATCAGGCTGAGGGTATCCTTCTTCAGAACCATCATCATGTCCTGGCcctgggagaggacagggagagaggacagagaggacagggagagatgagagagaagacagggagaacagagaggacagagaggacagggaggacagagaagacagagaggaaagggaggacagggagagaagacagggagaacagagaggacagagaggacagggaggacagggaggacagagaggacagggaggacagggagagaagacagggagaacagagaggacagagaggacagggaggacagggaggacagagaggacagggaggacagggaggacagagaagacagagaggaaagggaggacagagaggacagggagagatgagagagaagacagggagaacagagaggacagagaggacagggcggacagggaggacagagaagacagagaggaaagggaggacagagaggacagggagagaagacagagaagactctctcaaccccccccccccccccccccctcacctctccccagGCGCCCAGTGTGTCATCGCGGCCCTCTGCCTTGCTGCTGGACAGCTGCTGGATGCAGTTATTGACAGCCAGACTGCTCTTCCCCGGGATCAGCTCCTCTTCTGGAATCTCCACCCAGCCCAGGGAGCGCACtgcaaaacactgaccaacacaaccacatcacaccACGCCAACACAACCACACCACCCCAACACAACCACACCATGTCCATGCCAACACAACCACACCATGCCAACACAACCACACCATGCCAACACAACCACACCATGCCAGCACAACCACACCATGTCCATGCCAACACAACCACACCATGCCAGCACAACCACACCATGTCCATGCCAACACAACCACACCACCCCAACACAACCACACCATGTCCATGCCAACACAACCACACCATGCCAACACAACCACACCATGCCAACACAACCACACCATGCCAGCACAACCACACCATGTCCATGCCAACACAACCACACCATGCCAGCACAACCACACCATGTCCAtgccaacacaaccacatcacatcacaccaTGCCAACACaaccacaccacaccaacacaaccacatcacaccAGCACAACCACACCATGTCCAtgccaacacaaccacatcacaccATGCCAACACAACCACcccaacacaaccacatcacaccatgccaacacaaccacatcacaccATGCCAACACAACCACCCCAACACAACCACATTACAACATGCCAACACAACCACACCATGCCAGcacaaccacaccacaccataccataccaacAGAACCACACCATGCCAGcacaaccacaccacaccatGCCAACACAACCACAGACACCATGCCAACACAACCACACCATGCCAACAGAACCACACCACACCAACAGAACCACACCATGCCAGCACAACCACAGACACCATGCCAACACAACCACACCATGCCAACACAACCACACCACACCAACAGAACCACACCATGCCAGCACAACCACAGACACCATGCCAACACAACCACACCATGCCAACACAACCACACCACACCAACAGAACCACACCATGCCAACACAACCACAGACACCATGCCAACACAACCACACCATGCCAAcacaaccacaccacaccataccataccaacAGAACCACACCATGCCGACACAACCACAGCACACCATGCCAACACAACCACAGACACCATGCCAAcacaaccacaccacaccataccataccaacAGAACCACACCATGCCGACACAACCACAGACACCATGCCAACACAACCACACCATGCCAACACAACCACACCACACCAACAGAACCACACCATGCCAGCACAACCACACCATGCCAGCACACCACACCATGCCAACAGACccaggagggagaggagtggagggtagaggtggggagtgtgtaataatgtacagtgtgttcagtatctacagtatatcaacaTGATTCAGACTAGATAATAATGTTCAGTATTTACAGTATATCAACATGATTCAGACTAGATAATAATGTTCAGTATTTACAGTATATCAACATGATTCAGACTAGATAATAATGTTCAGTATTTACAGTATATCAACATGATTCAGACTAGATAATAATGTTCAGTATTTACAGTATATCAACATGATTCAGACTAGATAATAATGttcagtatctacagtatatcaacaTGATTCAGACTAGATAATAATGTTCAGTATTTACAGTATATCAACATGATTCAGACTAGATAATAATGTTCAGTATTTACAGTATATCAACATGATTCAGACTAGATAATAATGttcagtatctacagtatatcaacaTGATTCAGACTAGATAATAATGTTCAGTATTTACAGTATATCAACATGATTCAGACTAGATAATAATGttcagtatctacagtatatcaacaTGATTCAGACTAGATAATAATGttcagtatctacagtatatcaacaTGATTCAGACTAGATAATAATGttcagtatctacagtatatcaacaTGATTCAGACTAGATAATAATGttcagtatctacagtatatcaacaTGATTCAGACTAGATAATAATGttcagtatctacagtatatcaacaTGATTCAGACTAGATAATAATGttcagtatctacagtatatcaacaTGATTCAGACTAGATAATAATGTTCAGTATTTACAGTATATCAACATGATGCCTCTATATAATGTATTTACTGTATCTACAGTCCATCAATACTGCTCCTGCCTGACTCAAGAGATGACTCTCAAATCTTTTTAGCGGACATGGTATATGAATTCCTCTAAGAGCTGCCTAGTCTGAACAACAACAAATATATATTGATCAACGCTAACATTATAAATGTGGTCCCTTTTAACCCTTGAATAATAAATTATAGAAAGTAGTGTTAAGAGTTAAAAATCAGCTAAAATAGATTAGTATTCTCTGGAGGAGCACAGAAGTGTttacccccccccaaaattggTCTTGGGTATGGATGTTATTGGTCAGAAGAAGAGGGATTTGGACCATAGAAATGTAATCTATAGAACAGGCTTGTCTCAAATGTGAAGGCCCGTTCTAAGGATTCTACTGTATTTCTATGGTTTGGACAACATCAAAGCCCACTCTACCTTGGAGTCAGGATCCATGTTGGTGCAGAAATAATCGTCCTGCCAGGAGACCCTGTGGGAGATCAGCAGAACAGTCAAATGACATGAAGGATTACTACCACGACAGCACAAATTACGCTGTTGCCTTTTCTGCATCCCTACCTGCTGCCCTGTAAGATGCTGTTCGGTATGGCGTATTATACGATGTTATAATCTAGTTCTTTGTTcatctgtttgtttgtgtttgactTTGAAAGTAAAGCCCTTCCTTTCTGTTTgatgctgcctgcctgtctgctctTGATGGGGAAACAGCTGTTGAGTGGGTCATGGATGATCAAAAATAAACAGAGAGCTGTTCTGATCCCCTCACGCTGGCTGACTCAGAGGTTGTTAGACATTTACCTCTCTGATACAGCTGACTGGAGACAATTCCAAGAGGCTGCTATTCCTGCAACCAGGGGCCCAagactctccctctctgtccattAAACTCTTTGGTGAAGCAGAGCAGGATAAGATAGTGTCCATTATTAGACCTATGCATTTCTTGATGCTACGCTCAGTGAACTGAGTTTCACTATTCTCCACAATCTCTGTCCATACAGAACATTAAGCTCCCCTGTGTCAAATGCATCCTGATTCAACACATAACCACTGCAGCAGGGACTGTGTTTATTGGTTGGCTCATTAACCTCTATACGTCACACAGGACACAGGGCCCCTCAAGGGGCTGCTAAAATAAAATAACTCCAGATAATTTAATTGTTAAGTTCTTTTGGTAAAGGCAAGGTAGCTATACATAATATTAAAGAACCTATGAACAACCATCAAGGTGATCTAAGATGCATTTGACCTAACAGGTTTGACCTTGCtgtatagacgggttggttgtttagcaacaaaaatGAGgcgtgcgcaactatggggcaaaacagacgagGTTAGCTTAGAATGTTGACAACGTGTAAACTAGAtttagtctccaatgtttattgaaaacataaatacatttgcacaatgagcacttgttgtctctcaaatacatcgttacagctagctagcgaattttagccatattagcatagacatgacatcagtcaaaacacctcaaaacatgGTATCAATAAAAATATACaagctgaaacgagccacctacgattccccacaaGGCTGCTCCTTTCATTGTCGCTAGCGATATGACCATTCAGAATCATAACAAAGCACGGCTTCCGGCCACATCGATGCGCATGCAACATTTGTGATCTTGTCAGCCAACCCATCTACGCTAAAGAAACCTAAGAACACAGACGTGCCACAGATGGTTAAGACTCATCCCCAGGAACTACATCAAACAGTATTTTCCCTAATCGCTTGTATGTATTCAGATCATGGTACAATGGCTGAACTGTAATAATGATATGATGTAGTGTGGTGCTGAACTAGGGCCTAAATCTCAGAGGACTTATCTATTCCTGACTTTATCAGCCTGGGGACAAATATGACAGGCCTCTGATCAGAACACAGAGAATGGAATAGTGGGGGAAGTATTCCAGGAGGCATAGGGATATGTGATCTGCCACATTTCCAGGCCAGTGAAGCCATCATGAGCCATGGAGCCATCGAagagattaagagagagagagagagaatacatccAACACTCTAACCCTCTCATTTGATTACATCATCAACACATTCACCTAGTAGAATAACCTTCATCACACAACTGAAATGTACTCATTACTCCACCGTGGGTAGCATAATCCAGGAACAAGGCTACAGGGCTTACGCAGGTAAATGAGTGTTGGTTTGGGTCTGCAGAGGATTTTGAAAGACTACCTGTCATTTATGGAGGCCAATGGGCTCTCTGTCAGCCTTGCCCTTGATTCACGTCTGCCCCCAGCCTCCAGGCTCTGGAAAAGAGGACAAGAGACATTATTAGAGGTGTGATCCTTCCCCTCTGATGGCACCACATTCAGAATAAAGGACACAAAGTCAAACGGTGAGACTGAACTTTATTTAGAAGTTGAAGCCCTAACCTTGATGTCCGCGGCAGTGATGCCATTGATGGAGTTCTGGTCCTCCTCGGTGCTGTAGGACGGGTGCTGCCATTGGGTGGCGCCAGTGGCCACGTGCCAGTAATAGGTGCCGGTGCTGTCCCGGATGGTGCGCCACCCTGACGGTAGGTCAGAGTCCAAATCAAGGCTTGGGTCGTTCCAAATGTTGTCTGAAGAACACAGAACAGGTAGGAAGCACGATGATGACAGGTGACAGTAAGTCATCTTAATGAAGAAGTACTCAGGGCCAATATTACAGTGCCTTTTGGTGTCAAAATGTAACAGTAGTGTCAGGTCAATATTTCATTATGTTCATAATGGCGGCTGGCTCTAGCATAAACATAGCTCTTTGAGGTCCATCGTACACAGGGGGCTGCATCCCATTGGCATCAAACCTTAGCCTCACCCAATCTAAAGCCTATGTAAGCCCCACGGCTGGCCTTGCTCTCACGGCCCTGCTACACGTGACTGGCAGAGGAGAGCACAGCAGGGCGTGTGAGATCCTCTAGCCACATGATAAATCTACCAATTACCAGAATAGAATTCAGAACAGTCCCTCTGCATCACACAGGGCTGGCTGGCAAAACTAGTGTCTGAGGCTCGGCTCCTTTGTTTTCCCCTAACACTGAATATGCGATGGGACAGATTTGTGTTTGAAAGGGCAAATTAATATGTAAATCAGGAGATCAATTATTTAAAATGTGCAGAGAGGAGTAGAGACATAAAGACTAAATTAAAAGACGTGATGGGAGAGAAAAAGACCTTATGCTCAGCAGACGAAGAGTGATTTCTTTGGACACTTCAATATAGTTTGGACTAATTCTGCCATTAACTCAATGTGCTTCGCTCGAATGagagctgggtgaatggagtggtgaacaacaacaacaaaaagagagAGAACGCGAGAAGTGGGTCAGAAGTGACACAAGGACTGCATCctaaatggaacactattccctatgtagtgcactacttttgaccaggaactacatagggaatagggtgtcatttgggacaggGTTGCCTGGGCACGGGTGTTTCTCTCTCAGCAGCATGCCACAGTTTTCTCGCTGTTATCAcggaacgagagagaaagaggagctaAACCAAATAGAGGCTAAATCAAAGAGTCTAAATCAAATAGATGCTCAAATAAATAGGTGCTAAACCAAATAGAGGCTAAACCAAATAGAGGCTAAATCAAAGAGGCTAAATCAAATAGATGCTAAACCAAATAGAGGCTAAATCAAAGAGGCTAAATCAAATAGATGCTAAATCAAATAGGTGCTAAATCAAAGAGGCTAAATCAAATAGGTGCTAAATCAAATAGGTGCTAAATCAAATAGAGGCTAAATCAAAGAGAGGCTAAATCAAAGAGGCTAAATCAATCATGCAAAAACCATTTATGCCAGTTTTTCTTTAAGTCTGGTCTGTCATTTATTGCTAATTTTACATGATTTCATGCCTTGTACATGTCATCCACATTCATCTCGCTGTTTAACCCTGGTCACCCTTGTGTCTGACAATGAAAAACAACACCACGCATCCCTGGGATAGACAGCATGAGAAGATTAGACCCAGGAACAGATCAGCTGAACCCTGTTACAGGGAGAGAAAATCAATGAGACAACAGTGTTAGAGAAAGATGAGAGGCAGAACTCTCCAGGCTTTATAGGGGGGTTTATAGGCAGGCGGACCTCCTGGGCATGGGGCTAAGGACTGGACCAGCCTCTGGATGACACCACTATTCAGCAATTTTCACCGGCTGATTGATGGGTCAGTCAGTGCAGCATCTTCGGGGGATGATGAAGCTGTGTGCATAATTATAATTCATCTCAGCCCTGAGAACATGGAGGAGACAATTTGGCACAGAATTCTCCCACCTTAGCCTGCCTTCTCCCACAGAGTTCTCCCATCTTAGTCTGCCTTCTCCCACAGAGTTCTCCTATTTTAGCCTGCCTTCTCCCACAGAGTTCTCCCATCTTAGCCTGCCTTCTCCCACAGAGTTCTCCCATCTTAGTCTACCTTCTCCCACAGAGTTCTCCTATGTTAGCCTGCCTTCTCCCACAGAGTTCTCCTATTTTAGGCTGCCTTCTCCCACATAATTCTCCCATCTTCGTCTGCCTTCTCCCACAGAGTTCTGCCATCTTAGCCTGCCTTCTCCCACAGAGTTCTCCCATCTTAGCCTGCCTTCTCCCACAGAGTTCTCCTAATGTAGCCTGCCTTCTCCCACAGAATTCTCCCATCTTCGCCTGCCTTCTCCGACAGAGTTTTCTTAATGTAGTCTGCCTTCTCCCAGAGTTCTCCCATCTTAGCCAGTCTTCTCCCAGAGTTCTCCCATCTTAGCCAGTCTTCTCCCAGAGTTCTCCCATCTTAGCCAGCATTCTCCCACAGAGTTATCCTAATGTAGCCTGCCTTCTCCCACAGAGTTCTCCCATCTTAGCCAGCCTTGTCCCACAGAGTTCTCCTAATGTAGCCTGCCTTCTCCCACAGAATTCTCCCATCTTAGTCAGCCTTGTCCCACAGAGTTCTCCTAATGTAGCCTGCCTTCTCCCACAGAGTTCTCCCATCTTAGCCAGCCTTCTCCCACAGAGTTCTCCCATCTTAGCCAGCCTTCTCCCACAGAGTTCTCCCATCTTAGCCAGCCTTCTCCCACAGAGTTCTCCTAATGTAGCCCGCCTTCTCCCACAGAATTCTCCCATCTTAGTCAGTCTTCTCCCACAGAGTTCTCCCATCTTAGCCTGCCTTCTCCCACAGAATTCTCCCATCTTAGTCAGTCTTCTCCCAGAGTTCTCCCATCTTAGCCTGCCTTCTCCCATGTTATTACCAATGAGTCATACAGGGAGGGATTCTAAGAACTAGCATCAGTGAGACATAGTAGTGCATGACAGTTCTAAAGGAATGGATATTTTCTGCTTTAAAATATAATTGTACATTACAATCCAGTAGGTTTACTATGTACCAAGTATACTTGTCACCAACCATTACTGTATATCACAATGGCTGAGGCTGTATATAGCCTTGCCTCCCAATTCTGCTCCTTGAGATCAGAACAATGGCTCTGTGTGATGTAGCCTAGTCCTAATCCTGAGTCTGTGTGATGTAGCCTAGTCCTAATCCTGAGTCTGTGTGATGTAGCCTAGTCCTAATCATGAGTGTGTGATGTAGCCTAGTCCCAATCCTGAGTCTGTGTGATGTAGCCTAGTCCTAATCATGAGTGTGTGATGTAGCCTAGTCCTAATCCTGAGTCTGTGTGATGTAGCCTAGTCCTAATCCTGAGTGTGTGATGTAGCCTAGTCCTAATCCTGAGTCTGTGTGATGTAGCCTAGTCCTAATCATGAGTGTGTGATGTAGCCTAGTCCCAATCCTGAGTCTGTGTGATGTAGCCTAGTCCTAATCCCTGATGCACAGGTGGGAGATAGGTTCTTGCTGCTACGCTGGGTTCTTACTGCTACGCTGAGTTCTTACTGCTACGCTGGGTTCTTACTGCTACGCTGGGTTCTTACTGCTACGCTGGGTTCTTACTGCTACGCTGGGTGCTACGCTGAGTTCTTACTGCTACGCTGGGTTCTTACTGCTACGCTGAGTTCTTACAGCTACGCTGGGTGCTACGCTGAGTTCTTACTGCTACGCTGGGTGCTACGCTGGGTTCTTACTGCTACGCTGAGTTCTTACTGCTACGCTGAGTTCTTACAGCTACGCTGAGTTCTTACTGCTACGCTGAGTTCTTACTGCTACGCTGAGTTCTTACTGCTACGCTGAGTTCTTACTGCTACGCTGGGTTCTTACTGCTACGCTGGGTTCTTACTGCTACGCTGGGTTCTTACTGCTACGCTGAGTTCTTACTGCTACGCTGAGTTCTTACTGCTACGCTGAGTTCTTACTGCTACGCTGAGTTCTTACTGCTACGCTGGGTTCTTACTGCTACGCTGAGTTCTTACTGCTACGCTGGGTTCTTACTGCTACATTGGGTTCTTACTGCTACGCTGGGTTCTTACTGCTACGCTGGGTTCTTACTGCTACGCTGGGTTCTTACTGCTACGCTGAGTTCTTACTGCTACATTGGGTTCTTACTGCTACGCTGGGTTCTTACTGCTACGCTGGGTTCTTACTGCTACGCTGGGTTCTTACTGCTACATTGGGTTCTTACTGCTACGCTGGGTTCTTACTGCTACGCTGGGTTCTTACTGCTACGCTGGGTTCTTACTGCTACGCTGGGTTCTTACTGCTACGCTGGGTTCTTACTGCTACGCTGAGTTCTTACTGCTACGCTGGGTTCTTACTGCTACGCTGGGTTCTTACTGCTACGCTGAGTTCTTACTGCTACATTGGGTTCTTACTGCTACGCTGAGTTCTTACTGCTACGCTGGGTTCTTACTGCTACGCTGGGTTCTTACTGCTACGCTGAGTTCTTACTGCTACGCTGAGTTCTTACTGCTACGCTGAGTTCTTACTGCTACGCTGGGTTCTTACTGCTACGCTGAGTTCTTACTGCTACGCTGGGTGCTACGCTGAGTTCTTACTGCTACGCTGAGTTCTTACTGCTACGCTGGGTTCTTACTGCTACGCTGAGTTCTTACTGCTACGCTGGGTTCTTACTGCTACGCTGGGTTCTTACTGCTACGCTGAGTTCTTACTGCTACGCTGAGTTCTTACTGCTACGCTGAGTTCTTACTGCTACGCTGAGTTCTTACTGCTACGCTGGGTTCTTACTGCTACGCTGGGTTCTTATTGCTACGCTGAGTTCTTACAGCTACGCTGGGTTCTTACTGCTACGCTGAGTTCTTACTGCTACGCTGGGTTCTTACTGCTACGCTGAGTTCTTACTGCTACGCTGGGTTCTTACTGCTACGCTGAGTTCTTACTGCTACGCTGGGTTCTTACTGCTACGCTGGGTTCTTACTGCTACGCTGAGTTCTTACTGCTACGCTGGGTTCTTACTGCTACGCTGGGTTCTTACTGCTACGCTGGGTTCTTACTGCTACGCTGGGTTCTTACTGCTACGCTGAGTTCTTACTGCTACGCTGGGTTCTTACTGCTACGCTGAGTTCTTACAGCTACGCTGAGTTCTTACTGCTACGCTGGGTTCTTACTGCTACGCTGGGTTCTTACTGCTACGCTGGGTTCTTACTGCTACATTGGGTTCTTACAGCTACGCTGGGTGCTACGCTGAGTTCTTACTGCTACGCTGAGTTCTTACTGCTACGCTGGGTTCTTACTGCTA encodes the following:
- the LOC120021113 gene encoding histidine-rich glycoprotein-like, which produces MPTQPHHANTTTPCQHNHTMSMPTQPHHASTTTPCPCQHNHTTPTQPHHVHANTTTPCQHNHTMPTQPHHASTTTPCPCQHNHTMPAQPHHVHANTTTSHHTMPTQPHHTNTTTSHQHNHTMSMPTQPHHTMPTQPPQHNHITPCQHNHITPCQHNHPNTTTLQHANTTTPCQHNHTTPYHTNRTTPCQHNHTTPCQHNHRHHANTTTPCQQNHTTPTEPHHASTTTDTMPTQPHHANTTTPHQQNHTMPAQPQTPCQHNHTMPTQPHHTNRTTPCQHNHRHHANTTTPCQHNHTTPYHTNRTTPCRHNHSTPCQHNHRHHANTTTPHHTIPTEPHHADTTTDTMPTQPHHANTTTPHQQNHTMPAQPHHASTPHHANRPRRERSGG